ttattttatttataacagACGTTTGAGTTATAATTTGTTCAATAAACATTATTTAGGCCAAATCAGGGTGGAGACATATGTTTGAGTCTAATATGTGAAGGTGACATGCTATTTGTGCATCTTTTCTTGTTACATAAACTAATCTAACCAAATGACATGCATTATGTAGATTGTATCATGTAATGTGTATATCCTCATTGTATAATGTAGGTTGGTATGTATATATGGACTAAAAGttattttaccaattttttaattattaaaattacacttTTTTTTAGGCTCAATTTGTAAGATTAGAATAGGGcctccaaaatctttaagacGACCCTAaaccaaatacatcaatttttgtaaatcaaattaaaatatagatgtctattataaaaaaaaccgagggaaataatttataaaacaaattacaaaaataactactacaattataaaattaaattaaattaaatttccaaCCGAAATtccaactaatttttaattattaaaagtatcaactaaaatttgatttactacctcttcaatatattttttgtaaatttacaacTAAAATCTTATATACAACTTGTTTGTTGTTATCTcatagttaaataattttttttcagatgtctcataattatttttctcaattttttcagatgtctcataattatttttctcaattttttcagaTGACCAATTATGATGAATTGCATGATAAAATGGTAAAAGTTGTCTCGACAAATGAGTCACACAATGAAGATAGTGATCAAGCTTCATTTGAGGCAAATGGGTATGCCTCTTAATTTGGGGAGATGAAGACTCCAGAATCTACAGACGATGAGGGAAAACCAATGCATGTGTTCCCCTTGTATAACTCCCACTTCTATGTTTGGTGAAGTTACTCTAGAACTTGGGATGAAATTTACTAGATCGATTGATTTTAAAAACGTTGTTAAGGACTACAACATTGCCCTTGGAagaaaatttaagtaaaataagAATCATAAGGAACATGTTAGAGTTGTTTGCAAAGTTGATGATTGTCCATGGGTTGCACTTTGTTCATTAAATAGTGTGTCTAACACTTATCAAATAAAGACATTTGTGTCAGAACAAACATGTTGCAGAGTGTTTAAGAACAAATTAACTAATACATGGTGGGTTGCAAAGAAATTTGAGCAAGCTTTGATGATACAACATGACCTTAAAAGGACACAAGCATTTGACATAATGAAAAAGGACTTCGGTGTGCATCTAAATTATAAGAAATTGTCAACGTCATTGAAAAAAGCAAGGAAAGCAGTAGAAGGTTGTGATGGGTGATTTTTGAAAGGATATTACATGGGACAACTCTTATCAGCGTTTGTTCAAGAttgaaataattcattttatgaGATTGCATATGTTGTGGTAGATGTTGAGACAAAAGAGAATCGTAAGTGGTTTTTAACTCAATTAGAAAGTGATATAGGAGACCATGTCAGATATGGGTGGAACTTCATATCAGAtcaataaaatgtaaatttacGTTGCATGAAAATGCACGTGTATTGTGTTTTAACtagttattttttgtaaatgaCTTATTGGGCATATTTAACATAATGTCATTGTGTTTGTCTTTACAGGGGTTATTCCCTACATTGAAGGAAGTTATGCCACATGCTCGACATAGAAATTGTGTGTTGTATATTTGGAAGGATTTCATCCAGCAATGGAAGGACAAGGAATTGTGTGGCATTGTGCGGCAATGTTCAAAAAGCACTATTGAACCAGAGTTTAAAGCACACGTGGAGAGATTGAAAACACTAAATGAACGAACATGGAGTTACTTAAAGAACATTGACCCAACAACATGGGTGAAGGCCTATTACATCCATCATCCTAAGGTGGATACCATCACCAACAACATGTGTGAAGTCTGGAACAACAAGATTGTCAAGTACAAAgagaaatttattttaacaatgtTAGAAAAGTTGAGGTGTTATTTGATGAGGAGGATGTCATCCCATAAAAAGGTCTTAGCCATATGCAAGGGGATACTACCACTAGTTCAAAAAAAAGCGAATTGACAAATTGAAGGTAGAGAGCAATAAGTGGACATCTACCTCGACAAGTGAAGAGGGCCAATTTGAGGTTCAAAGACACAATTCATCAGTTGGAGTCAACATAAAATTATGTACTTGCACTTGTCATTTTTGTGGCAGCTGACATGCATGCCTTGTGAAAATGCCATTACAACTCTAGCATATTTGAATGAGAGGCCCGAGAATCATGTGCATAAGTGGTTGATCAAAGCATTTTGGGCACAAGTTTCTAGTTTTACTGTGACATTTTGGTCTGCTCAGATTTCTCTCTCCCTCTCCCTCTCTTCACTTGGGCTCTCCCTCCAAGTCGTAGCGGCCATTCGTTAACATCGCTTCTTGATCTTGATCCTCAGACTATCTCAATTTACTTCTTAGATTTTTCAGGTTCTTACTCTTTTTCTTTCCtacttaaataataatttttttttataaatagagtGAAAAGAACTACTACCGATTAACAAACTATAACAAAGTTTTACATGTTAATTGTTGATCTATGATATGGTGTGATACTATTTGTTAATTGtgaattattttagttaatttatggattattttaattaatttatggtTTTTTCTAAGAATGACACGATGTTTAAACCTAAGAAAATTGATGCATTTTTCAATAAGAAAGTTTCTGACAAAGATGAAAAATGCAAAGCTTCAATATCGGCACTTGAAAAACATCCTTCCAGTGATCAAACAATTCAACCATATGAGCAGCCTTGTAAGATTCAAAAAATCACCATGGATAAATTTGATGTCAATTTTTTAGATCGTGGCCCCGAAAAACTTCTCCAAATTTGGGAATATTAAGTGAACCAAAGAGAAGAATTTGGAAGAGCTTATTTTAATTGGTGTCCCTATCAATGTGTAGTTGAAAAATATCCCCTAAATGGAGATAGACATCCAAGACGATTTCAAACATGTTGGTTCAAAATTTTCCCTTCATGGCTAGAGTACTCTTTGACGAATGATGATGcttattgtttgatttgttaCTTGTTCAATATAAAACCAAATAGGAACCCTACCAGTGATATCTTCACTAGAAAAGTATTTGATGCATGGAGAAAGGTCAATTTCATAAAGAGTTGTGTTATTCTTAAACATATTTGAGAGAATCCTTGTTCATTTCACAATAATGCAATGAAAGCATGTCAAGACTTGTTCTATCAATCTATGTACATCATAAATGACTTTAATGTCAAAGTGCCAATATAATCAGCAAAAATAGACGTCATCTAAAGAGCTCTATCGATTCAGTTCATTGGCTCACATTTCAAGCTTGTGCTTTTCGAGACCACGACGAATCACTAAGATCAAAAATAGAGGTAACTTTCTTGAAATGGTCAAACTCTTAGCATCATGCAATAATGAACTTGCAAATGTAGTGCAAGAGAATGCTCATTATAATTCAAAGAATACCACTCGTAAAATTCAAAAGGAAATTTTGCATATAATGTCTAGTAAAGTGATAAAATCTATATTCGAGAATAGATTGGGGATTCTAAATTTTGCATAATTGTAGATGGATCGTGTGATGAATCTCTAAGGGAGCAAATGACTAATATTTTGAGTTTTGTGGATAAAAACAGATTTATACAAGAACGTTTTTTTGGTTTTGTGCATGTTAAAGACACTATGGCGATCATTCTTAAAAAAGCCATTTGTGATGTTCTTTCTCGGCATGGtcttaatgttttaaatatcattGGGAAATGGTACGATGGTGCCAGTAATATGAGAGGGGAGTGGAATGAATTACAAGTATTATTTCTCAAAGATTGTCCTTATACttattatatacattattttgcAGATAGATTACATTTTGCTTTGGTTACTGCTTCTAGAGAAGTTTTTCCTATTCATGATTTCTTTTaacacttaatttttattatcaatgtTGTGTGTTCCTCTAGTAAGCGTCGTGATGAATTGCAAAGTGCCATATTAGAAGAGATTTCAACTTGGTTGGAGATTGGTGAAATTGAAAGTAGTAGTGGACAAAATCAAATTTGCAATTTAAAACGAGCCGGAGATACTCGTTGGAGCTCACATTGTTCTTCTGTTTGTAGTATGATAAATTTGTATAATCCAACTTGTGCGGTTCTTCAAGATATTAGAAGAAATTAAACAAGTTATTCTACATGTGGTAATGCTAATGTTGCTCATAAGCTTATGAAATCCTTTGAGTTCATATTGATTTTGCACATGATGAAAGAGATTAAGGGAATTACAGATCACCTTTGTCAAGCTTTACAACAAAATCTCAAGATAGACTTAATGTAATGCAATTAGTCAacaatacaaaaaattaattcaaaagttgagagatgtttgattacttatttaaaaatgtgataTTATATTGTGAGCAACATGATATTGATTTCCCTGAttgtaatgttatttttatacaGAACGTGAAGGGTGTGCTCGTCATCAACATGATCACATCACAGTGGGTCAACAATATAAAGTGGATCTATTTTGTGTTAAAATTGATCAACAATTGCAGGAAATGAATCACATATTTTGTGCGCAAATAATGGAGTTTTTGAGTCTAACCAATAGTTTGGTTCCTAAAGATATTTACAAAGCATTTGATATGGAAAATATATGTGctcttgtaaataaattttattctcTGGAATTTAATTATcaagagaaaattaatttgagatttcaATTGAAACATCTTATTCTTGACGTTGTTAGTCATCCAGATTTGAATAACTTGTCGACTATGTCTCAATTATGTGAAGCTCTAAAAAAAACAGGGAAAACAAATACATATTATTTGGTTGATTGGCTAATTCGTCTTATCTTATCTCTTCTGGTTTCTACAACTAGTATAGAAAGATCATTTTCAACAATGAAGATTATCAGGAAAATACTATGTAACAAGATGGAGGATCAATTTCTTGCTGATAATATGATgctttattttgaaaaagaaatagctAAAAACGTTGTTCTGATTCAATTATCGATGACTTCAAGGCTTTAAGAGAACGAATGACACAACTTTAATTTGATGTAAATGTCTCTTttcacatattatatttttattttgtattgatGTTGTGTTGAATCTTTGATAAAACTATATGACTTTTATGAATTtcagttataatattttagttaatatttatcGCTCCCCAATATTTTGTGCAAGATCCGCCGTTGTATATAATATTGTATGGTTATCTATCCTCATGTAACACATGAAAATCAATTATTGGTTAAGGTTATCTATTCTCTTGTAACACTTGAAGATTAGTTATGGTTTTTGGTGATCAACCAAATTGAATTATGTTTCTCTTTGGTTAAtttctcctttttctttttttacttcttcatctttttcatAGTTTCAATTATGAACCTTAGCTCGTGATGAAAGTGCAAACATGAGAAGGAGGGTTGAAATGTGTTTGATAAAGTTGAAAACTTTCGTAGTCGGTCCATAtgaaccaaaatttaaaattcagtCAAAAATCTCATGGAAATCAGATTATTTCCCATAGTTGCTGAAATTCTTGCTTGTGAAGTGGTGCACATTCATGGCATCACTGGTGAGGATAAAGTTGGTATTTGTGAACCAAGGTCCTTTAAAATGAAAAGTGCATCCATGATGTTTCATAATTGATGTAGCAAAAACAGGAATATTGGATTGATTATGTAAAACTGCTGGTAGCATGCCAATAATTGGCCAATTTGGTATAAGCACATTTCTATTGTGTCTCAAAATATAGTAGCATATGATGAAGATAATAGCtacaaataatgtaataatatattGAAACGTTCCTAATTAAattgcatgtgtttcaaatagtCTCTATGAAGAAGAGGATTGGGTATGAATACTCTCTAATTTTGAGTAATTTGCTTCAAGTTGAATGTATTTATATTGAAGACTTCTCAGCCATGACCCACAAGGCTTTTATGAATGCCagccttttaaatttaaataagtagTTCAAGACTCGTTTtcagttttaattaattattatcttttaattatattcatcTAATTAATAAGATATACATGTTTCAAATTAAGTATTATATTTCACGTTCTCTTtgtaatatttaggttattatTTATAgccaatttttaatatatatatatatatatatattaagaatagTGTGAAGATCTCTAACAGTAAGTTTGAGATAGGTTATTCTAAATGCATATCTCGTCTAAATTCATGTTGTGGTGTGAAAAATTTctctcaatttttattaattctccAATTTTAAAGGAATTGgactttaataatttaatattcgactaaaatataagtaaagtACGGTGAAAAAATTGTTTCAGTTAATTTTGAACTTGAGTTTTTCTGGATGATTCATTCTTAACACTCATTAATCACTTGAAGTCAATCAATTGATTTTAATCTCAATCTTTAATACAATATATATGGTTTCATTCTTCTTTTGAAACTATCATCTCACTAGTTGTGTAGATGCCTTAATATCTCTCCAAGTCTAAAAACTCTCCTTTCTTCTCTTATATTATAGTAGTTAGGTTTGTCTCTGGGttgaatttgaaacttcattCTTATGATTCCTTTGTATTCCTTGGCTCAGCAATCGAACtctcatttcttctcttctatTTTAGTAGTTAGGTCAGTCTCCGGGTTTGAATTTGAATCCTCATTCTTATAATTCCTTTGCATCCCTTGGCTCACCAACCAAGTTACATATTCGGGACATATGATGGTGTTTTGATGTTACAAGCATGGCAAATACTAAGGTTGACAACTTTCATAGTCGGTCCACCATGGACCAGAATTTAAAATtcactcaaaataaaaatgatgacATTCTTCAGAAGTACAAGTCAACGGTTCTCTCCGTCTTTATACTTTAGACAATGACTTAATTGACATCAGTTTGACGAGTTAATTTTTTAggaacatatttttttttcctaatttTTATCTAACTGACATTTGATTCAACAGGTACTTGATTTTCATGATCTCCAATTCCAAAAGCATTGTTGATCATGTTCTAAAAACAATCTTCAACCACAATTGTGTATTgaactatatttgaaacactacTAGGTGAGATAGTACTAATTTCTCCTATGGACTCCTCATGATGTACCCAAAAGGTGTATCCTTTGAAAATGGGTTGTACTTTAAGTGATCATACATTACACTTCTACTCTACAGTTTTTTGAAACCACAACGTTTACAAGGGTATATAGTTTTACCATTTTCTAATTCATCTCGAAaggaaaaattaataaatcccTTTATCCTTAATCTTATTCAGTTGATGTGTGTGACTTCATAATCCATGACTTATCCATTGCTTTAAATAAGATAAGCATATGCTATTTTGAATCAAAGACACATAAAGAAGATAATTCAAATTAGTACAGAAAAAAAAGATTAACCTTAAACAAAACAGATTCACTATGCATAAAGAAATAAAACGTGCAAGAGTCATAAAGTAGATTCACAAAACAATCGTAAAGATACTTTAAAGAAatcacattttattatttaataattgataataacaacacaaacaacaacaaaaacatttGACATGAATGTATAAAAGTACAAAACAAGCTACACACAgtttaatttacaaatatagAGGTTTAAAGAAgcattattatttgtttaaagtTTCACAATTGAAAAGTCACAGACAAAATCAGCAAATAAAACACACAATTTAGCCACGAAGACACCTTAAAAAAGTTAATGCTTTTCTTCTCAATATTAAGGTCATGAAAGAAATGTATTCAATACATGTTAGAAGCCCGTGAGATGTAGAGAGAATCTTAAACcgacaaagaaaaaaaattgttgaagagAAAATCAGATGTTAGCTTTCATTATGTCTTTCTCAAAACTTTGGAGCAATAtctaatgaaaataaattagtcACATGATTATAAGCAATGACCCTAAAGCAACCTATTATAAGTTGTTCTATTACTCCAACGAAAATTGTTTCCATATTTTCCATTATATGTACATATCTAATAACTTTATGTTACTTAAATAAGTTCCAAGAAGGTTTTTAAATTCGTAAGAATTAGTTAGTAGTTCCTCAGAAACATAATAATTTCTTTTCCATCACACCACAAGTATCACTAAATTGAGTTCTACTGAATCACATTGATTTTGAGAAAAGTTATACATTAGAGCTACCACGATTTTCACAAACTCGTCGTCAATCAAACATTTAGGCAGAAACTTCTGGCCCTATTATAATTGAACCcaaatttaatctaaaaatgTCACTATTATGTCTTACTTACGAACATAGATAGACAACAtcaaaaatgaaagaaatgatGTAGTGAGTTGCATCTCTACAAATATAAGCAAAGCAGTCACACAAACTCTCgtgttttagatttttgtacAATTATTGTACCCAAAAAATGAAAATCCAAAACCTATAGTCATTGCATGtatcaacattaaaaaaaaaaatacaaaattcgAGTTTAGATACACAATACATTGCTAAACAAATACAACCATGAGAGTGATAAGATTTTACACAAGTATTTTTATTAGATTAGATGCTAAGATACCACTCTACAGTGAAACTAACATGAAAATTCAAAGCTACCTAACGGCCTAATAACATATTCTACGATATAGACATGAACATATTTCAAGATTACACCAAGGATTCATAACggcttttttattattataccattaaaataataattaaataccaTAATACCactctttttaaattatatattaaactaCCACTGATTTTAAAGGTTGCATTTTTTTCTCTTAGAAGTCAGTTCTTGCTCCTACACTTTCTcaactaagttttttttttttaaagaaagaagggaaatcgatttcttgAATACCGATTTCtcaacatgatttttttttttattttgttatttttaattattaaatttattttatcatttataaaattatttttattagtagtACTATTTAATAGGCACATATATAGGGAGTTTGATCAATTAATAAAGCCACGTTCACCCACTACGAAATAATAcaacacattattttttgttaacatctttcttaataatctatacattataataaagcaaacatgataaattggcaagtttgacacgtgtcaacaaactagagtgttaagaaaatataagtttctattaatagaaataatacgtgtttattcttgagaagttaatggccaattaaaaaaataaaaggaatgaattaaaaataaaaagcttttttttgtaagaaaagcataaaacttctgttacatcacgatctttgtccacgatacaatttaatggtcaattaaaaaattaaaaataaaatacaatacttacagttttttcatgtatctgttgagaagttaatggccaattaaaaaataataaaaataaattaaaaataaaagatttttttaagacaaaaataaaacttctattacatgagaaatgcagaagtgaaagaccaattaaaaataaaatataatgcacgacctgacatttcacatttcaccgttgagaattgagtggccaattgaaaggtaatctatacaatataatatctctttttttagaataaaattaaacttatgttacacgactttgtacatgcgtcagttgaaaagttagtggccaattaaaaaaataaaagaataaaaataaaaagaatggattaaaaatacactacaccactACTTGAGGTTTAACTNNNNNNNNNNNNNNNNNNNNNNNNNNNNNNNNNNNNNNNNNNNNNNNNNNNNNNNNNNNNNNNNNNNNNNNNNNNNNNNNNNNNNNNNNNNNNNNNNNNNNNNNNNNNNNNNNNNNNNNNNNNNNNNNNNNNNNNNNNNNNNNNNNNNNNNNNNNNNNNNNNNNNNNNNNNNNNNNNNNNNNNNNNNNNNNNNNNNNNNNNNNNNNNNNNNNNNNNNNNNNNNNNNNNNNNNNNNNNNNNNNNNNNNNNNNNNNNNNNNNNNNNNNNNNNNNNNNNNNNNNNNNNNNNNNNNNNNNNNNNNNNNNNNNNNNNNNNNNNNNNNNNNNNNNNNNNNNNNNNNNNNNNNNNNNNNNNNNNNNNNNNNNNNNNNNNNNNNNNNNNNNNNNNNNNNNNNNNNNNNNNNNNNNNNNNNNNNNNNNNNNNNNNNNNNNNNNNNNNNNNNNNNNNNNNNNNNNNNNNNNNNNNNNNNNNNNNNNNNNNNNNNNNNNNNNNNNNNNNNNNNNNNNNNNNNNNNNNNNNNNNNNNNNNNNNNNNNNNNNNNNNNNNNNNNNNNNNNNNNNNNNNNNNNNNNNNNNNNNNNNNNNNNNNNNNNNNNNNNNNNNNNNNNNNNNNNNNNNNNNNNNNNNNNNNNNNNNNNNNNNNNNNNNNNNNNNNNNNNNNNNNNNNNNNNNNNNNNNNNNNNNNNNNNNNNNNNNNNNNNNNNNNNNNNNNNNNNNNNNNNNNNNNNNNNNNNNNNNNNNNNNNNNNNNNNNNNNNNNNNNNNNNNNNNNNNNNNNNNNNNNNNNNNNNNNNNNNNNNNNNNNNNNNNNNNNNNNNNNNNNNNNNNNNNNNattaatttaagtttcatttattatttaattaagtaattaatattttaattcaataaataaatacaatgctaattttatattttataattattaaaaaaaatcaattaaatggACTCcctaaaataacaatatttaatttaatattataattaaacatacaaatatcaaattaactaattttattacaatgaaCTAATTTCTATTAGGAGCATCAGTACAATAAGGGCATTTATTCTTGCTATGTCCCTCGTTCCGGCACAAACCACATCTCTTGGGGTGTGTGTTTTTCTCTCGTTGATCCATTTCAGTATGAATACGAGTAGACTGTGGACGACCTTTTGGATCTCTTCTCATGGCTGGATTGTGGCATAACTCTATTCCATTGTATTCTGGCCAATATGATTGAAGAGGAATTGTTGGGAACTCTTCTTTGTAAACGTCAAAGATACATTGCAATGTATACTTAGAAGACACATACATCATGTAGTCACGGTGAATAAACAAACAAGCGGCAATGACATGTGAACATGGATAACGTAATGCTTGAAATTCACCACAATCGCACCATCTTTTGTCGAGGTCTACCATGAATGTCCCTATAGGACGACCACTTGGTGGACGAACCAACTCCTTAACTGTAAATATACTATGAGCTCGATTGTGAATAACAACTTCATGGGAATTTGACATTGCTCGTTCCTTGTTaagattttgaatgattgtaTTTGAGTAAATCAAACCTGATGTCATCATTGCTTGGGCCTGTGTCCctctttcttcaaattttgcagTCACTCTATAGTATGTTGCTTGCACTAAAGAACTGATTGGAAGATTGCGTGTCCCCTTTAATACATTGTTCATGCACTCAGAAAGGTTAGTTGTCATGTGTCCCCAACGTCTACCTTCATCATATGCTTGTAGCCATTGCTCCTTTGGAATATCGTCGAGCCATTTCACTGCATCTTGACTCCAATCACTGATTTGTCTTCCAAAGTATGTGATGCTTGGTTGAGCCATAGCATATCCTGAATGAACAAAAGTTGATGTTGTTTAgacaatttgaaaacaaaattataaagaaaaaatatgtgtgagatatatatatataaaaaaaatactaacccATGTTGGTTACAAGATCTTTCATTAGCCCATTTTTGAAGGTCCTCATGAAGTTTTGTGATATATGTCGAACGCAAAAGACATGATGCCAATTGCTGTTTACACGCCTAACAGCACTTTTAATCGACTcatgtctatctgaaatcaagcAGAGGTTGGGTTGAGGTGTGACAAACATTTGTAGACGACTGAGGAAGAAAAACCAACCATCTGATGTTTCACCCTCAACAATGGCGTATGCTATAGGAAGGGTATGACCATTACCATCCTGAGCGATTGCCATTAGTAAGGTCCCACGATACTTCCCATATAACCATGTTCCATCAACTGAAACAACTGGTTTACAATGATCAAACCCTCTGATACATGGTTGGAAACTCCAAAAGAGACGATGAAAGACAGCTTTGCTAGGAACTCATTGGCCATCCTCAATAAAGGGTCTCACTTCAATATCGGTAACAGTACCTGGAAGGTAATGTTTAAATGCAAGAATCCACCTTGGAAGCTCTTTATATGATTCCTCCCAATTGTCGTATATTCTCTCAATGGCCTTTTGTTTTGCAATCCATGTCTTTCTATAAGTAGTGGTATATGTGTACCGAGATATTCTTTTACACACTGCATTGCCACATCTTTTGTGGGAAATGTCATTCCCACTTGAAGATTGTCAGGATCTGGAACAAGGTAAGATTGGTTTTTTGGACATAGAGTTGACAAATTCATTGTCAACGTAATTCATGTTGTTGGTGGTAACGTTGC
The genomic region above belongs to Cicer arietinum cultivar CDC Frontier isolate Library 1 chromosome 4, Cicar.CDCFrontier_v2.0, whole genome shotgun sequence and contains:
- the LOC105851974 gene encoding uncharacterized protein, which translates into the protein MQHLQGLLYTLLLEDEMCVSVLQCSTIAVTNDGSTLHIPILQRVVAGVHEEDVGDFNEDEDVIVAVVVDDDDDDDQEPVVEYPDNLQVGMTFPTKDVAMQCVKEYLGTHIPLLIERHGLQNKRPLREYTTIGRNHIKSFQGGFLHLNITFQVLLPILKGFDHCKPVVSVDGTWLYGKYRGTLLMAIAQDGNGHTLPIAYAIVEGETSDGWFFFLSRLQMFVTPQPNLCLISDRHESIKSAVRRVNSNWHHVFCVRHISQNFMRTFKNGLMKDLVTNMGYAMAQPSITYFGRQISDWSQDAVKWLDDIPKEQWLQAYDEGRRWGHMTTNLSECMNNVLKGTRNLPISSLVQATYYRVTAKFEERGTQAQAMMTSGLIYSNTIIQNLNKERAMSNSHEVVIHNRAHSIFTVKELVRPPSGRPIGTFMVDLDKRWCDCGEFQALRYPCSHVIAACLFIHRDYMMYVSSKYTLQCIFDVYKEEFPTIPLQSYWPEYNGIELCHNPAMRRDPKGRPQSTRIHTEMDQREKNTHPKRCGLCRNEGHSKNKCPYCTDAPNRN